The sequence below is a genomic window from Nitrobacter winogradskyi Nb-255.
CGTTGGATAGCAAATCTCATAGGCGCACTATTGACAGGTGTCCACAATAGGCGCACATGTAACATCTGTTCCAATAGGAGGGCATGATGAAGGCGCAGCTTCCAAACATTGACGTCAAATACGATCCGCAGAATTTCCGTGACCTGTTCGAGACTGAACTCGGAACGGGTGTGTGGAAGTTCCTCATTCGGCCTGACAACGTGATCCGCATGGAAACCGCGAGCTTTCTGGAGCGGGCAGCGGTCGAACCGTTAGCCCCAGGGCTCGTTGCCGAGTTTGGTCCCGACATCGCCCAAGATCGCATCAAGCAAATGATCGGACACATGGTGCGTCAGATCATGGAGGCGGTCGGTTACGAGATTGATCGACCCGGGCTCCGTATTACACGGGAAAGCCTGTTCTCAAGTGGTGCGAGGTATCAGCCGCAGGATCACAACCGCGACCGGACGATGAAGATCACACCGGAACAAAGGCAAGCTTGGCTCGAACGGACGGCCAAGAGCCCGTTCAATATTTGGCTCGACCGGCATGTGAAGGGGCCGGATGGCAAGCTTGACCTTGAGCGCCTTTACGAAGTCGCCCGCCGGCATGGCATAGAGAAGCGCTACGATCACCTCAACCCGGGTCAACAGCGCATGAACATCGGCGTGATGCTCCGTTCGCGTGTTACCCAAGAAGAAATCGAAGCTCAGTAGGGAGGTCCGCAGTGCTCATTGATATGATGTCGGGAAAGACGATCACGCGCGTCCCTTACGCGGGCGAATTCAGAGCATTTATGTCCCGGATGACCGCTGAGGAAATCAGGGCGATCAAGTCCGAGCTGAATGCCATGATCGAGGGCACCGAAATTCAGACAGCGGGGTGGATGCCCGGATCGAACTGGGGTGGCACGGTCTATCAGCCGATCTACGAGAAGGCCGCACGTCGCGATTACAGTGCATCGGCCCGCTGCTTCGGGCTGATGGTCTGGGAGGTCTTCATGGAGCGCCCCGAACGCTGGTCGTCCGGTCGTTTTGAGAAGAACGGCGAACCGATCGGAAGCCGAACCTACTTCCGCATCCAATAAGTGCTAAACCTTCACCGCCTCGCACGCGGCCACTAGCGCGAGGGCATCGCCCATCGGCTCGCCGATGATCTTGAACGTCTCGGCGCCGATAACGATCAGATCGCCCTCGGCGATCGTTGCGGATTGCGAGCGCCGTATATCGAGCGTGAGCGTGGGCAGCACGGCGCGACTTTCCCCGAACTCCGCCAAACGGTCGGGCGATTTTCGGATGATCCGCACCGCAACGCCTGGACCGACGCCGCCCGCCTTCCACACCGCATCTTCACCGATATTGGGATCGGCGAAGAGCGCATCAATCGCCGCGATGAACGCATTCGTCACGGTTCATTGGCCCGGAAGGATGCATTGAGCCGAACGCGACCGACGGTGTTGCCGGCGCCGCCGGCGACAGCCGCCACCGCGACGCCGATCAGCAGCGAGCCTGTGGCGACGCTGGTGCAGCGTTTGTTGGTGTCGTCCCAATAGACGAGCTGGCCGGCGGTCCAAGCCTGCGAGCCGATCTTGGTGAGATCGAAGACGCCGGACGTCTTGAGGGCGACATCGGCGCCGTTCGCCGCATCGCCGATGGCGACACCGAAAAGCTGCCCGGTCTTCGCGCCCTGGCCGGAGGTGAGGGCATAGGGCGCCGCCACGGTGACGACATCGCCCGCTTGATCGAAATTCTTCATTGGATTTTCTCCGAAGGTGGTTCAGGCGATCAGACGCCCGGGTTGTAGAAGAGGCCGCGGAAATCGAGCGCCTTGGCCGCGAAGTCGTGCCTGATCTTGAATTCCACGCCATCGACCTCGAAGCCGACGCGCTGGTCCATGAACGGCTCGGTCTGGCCTTCGAGATGCGCGTATTCGATGGTGTCGATCGCGTTCGGATCGGCGCAAAGCCACCACGGCTGCGGACCGCCAGGCTTGTAGAGCCGCGGCTCTTCGATCGGCTCAAGGCTGTTGGCGAAGGCGTTCACATCCGCCGCCTTGGCGGGCGTCACGGCGGCAATCATTTTGCGAGCCTCGATCGAGCGCGTGCCCGGCGGCACGAGGATGAAGCGCGGGATCACGGAGATATATTCCGCGTCCGCGCCGCTGATGTCTTTTTGCTGGGCCATCAGTTCCCACGCCTGGCTGAGCGCGGCTTCGGAGATCGCCGCGGCCGTGCCGAGGTTGCCATGCGTGGCGTGGAAGAGGGCCACGCCGTCGGCCAGCACGCCGTTCGCCAGAAGCTCGTTATAGACGAGCGCGCTCTCCAGTTCGGCAGCCTTCTGGCCGGCGGTGTTGAGCGCCCGGTCGAACGCGCGCAGATCGTCGTTGACGATCGCCTGCCGGGTTAGCGCAACGATCCGGCCATAGGTTGCGAGCTTGTAGGTCTCCCGGCCTTCCGCGATCGTGCCATAGGTGAACTCGGCGCCTTCCATCACCGGCTTGAGCGGCGGGAAGTTGCCGATCTGGGTGGGATACATCGGCTTGAAGTCGGGCGCTGTGGTCCCGCGCGTCCAACGGGTGAAGGTGCGCGGCGTAACCTGATAGGCCTGCCGCAGACGCTTGCCGGCGACGGCCGCGAGGATCAGCGGGAAGTCCGACGAGGAATGCAGGCCGGCGGCGCGGGTGGCGGCGTGGACGATCTCGTTGCCGGTCATTCCGCGGGTTGCCTGGCCGGCGACGGCGAGGCTGTCCCGGGCGACATCAACGAGCGACATGCCGCGATAGTCCCGCGCCCGGTCGGTCATGGTGAAGGCGACAGGCGCTAGGCGATGCAGGATCGCTTCGACGAGCGCCTCACGGCGCGTGACCGTTGCGTCGAGCCCGCCCGCCGGGAAGGAAACGGCAGTGTGGCCGGCACCGCGTTCATCGCGGCGGGCAAGCTTGTCGAGGATCAGGCGACGGGCTTCCTCGATAGCGACTCCGCGCGTCACCAGATCATCGGCGAAGGCGCGGTCGAGTTTGAAGCGATCGGCAAGGCCGAAGATCGCCCCGACGCGCTCGCGCTCCTCGGTCCGGACTTGATCGAGATCGGCCGCGGCAATGGACGGGTTGGGCGGCGCCGGCGTGGCGCGCTCGTTCGCGGCAGGCGCGGGCGGCGCCCGGTCAGTATGGGCATTCGGAGGCGAAGCCTCCGGCGCGGCTTCGCGGGTCTGGACCGGTTCGTCCATGGCGGCAGTCTCCATTGTTCGAGAAAAGGGTTCGATCAGTTCGAAGGGAAAGGTCGGCGCATCCTCCGCAGAGCGGACTTGCGCGCCGGGATCGGCGCCGACGGCGACGAAGGACAGTTCGTGCGGCGTCCAGCGTTCGACGAACCAGCGTTCGGGTTCGCCGACTCGTTTGGGCCGTTCGACCCGCACCTTGTCGATGTGGTAGCCGACCGAGATGTTGCGAACGATCCCATCGGTCACGAGCGCGAACAGGCGATCGGCGGCTTCATCGACGCCAGGCTTCGGGAAGCGCAAGGCGGCGCGGCCTTCGCCCTTGTCGATCCAGGCGCGTTCGACGACGCCGATAATCGCCCGCGTCGTCCATTGCGAATGGCTGTCGAGCACCGGCGCGCCGGCATCAAGGCGCGAGAGATCGACGGCATCGCGCGAGACCACTAGGATTTCCTCGTAGTCGATCGCGGTATCAAAGCCGGTCCAGCGACGTCGGCGCACGGACGCTCCGGTGGTCCAGACGACTTCGACGGTTCGGGTCTCGGCCTCGATGGAGGCGACCGGCGCAAGCCGGGTCTGCATCGGCAGCGCATTCGCCAAAGGCGCTACGCCGCGCGAAGGCGGTTGAGCAGGTTTCATGGTGTCCTCGAAGGAGATCAGTCGCCGGGCTTGGGCTTCGACTTGCCCGGCTGCTCGTTGTCTGCGGTGTCGCCGGCGGGATCGTTCGGATCGGGTTGCGCCGTGCCGGCGTTGGTCATCATGCGCGGGTCGCTATCGAGCACGATCTTCAACCGATCGAGAGCTGAGTTCATTTCAGCGATTTCGCCAAGTTGCGAAGCCGGATCGTAACCCTGCCGGGCGATGGCCTGGGCGAGAGTCATGGTGCCCGAGCGCAGCATCAGAAGATCGGCCTGCGCGTCCTTCAAGGGATCGACGGCATCAAAGCGCGGCGGTTGCCATTCGACCTTGACCACGGGGTTCGGGATCAAACCCGCAACCCAAGCCGCCTCGGTGAACCAGCGCCAGACCGGTTCGCAAAAGCCCGGGATCACCAATTGCCATTGCAGGGCATCGACCATGCGCCGGAACTCGACGAGACCGCCGCGTAGGCTCGAATAGTTGACTTGAGACAGATCGCCTGTGAGCAACTCGTAAGGCACGCGGTATCCGGCGGCGATGATGTGCAGCTGCGCCCGCAGCCATTCCGAGACGCCAGCCGTTGAAGCGGGCTGGTTGAACTTGATGTCCTTGCCGCCGCGCGCATAGGCGATCAGGCCGGGTTCGAATTGCTCGATGGTCTTGCCTTCGGCATCGACGACGGTCGGCGCCACGCCCTGATCGGCCTCATCCGCGCCGAGCACCACGCCAACGAGGCAGGCCTCGGTTTTCTTGCGGACAAGCTCTGCGTTGGTCCAATCATCAAGATCACGCATCGCCCGCATGGCCGGCGCGCCCCAGGGCACGCCGCGGCTCTGCACGCGCTGGCGCTCGAAGAGGTGGGCGATGCCATCTGCAGGCACGCGCGCCGAGGTGAGGCTGCGCGACAGCGGCACGCTGGTGTCGCCGGGATGATCGGGAAACAGCCAATAGGCGCGGCGTCGGCCGATGGCGTCATATTCGATGCCGCGCACGATCCGTCCGCCGTCGGGAAGCGCAGCGATCTTGGTGTCGTCGAGATGATCGGCTTCGAGAAGCTGAAGCTGCAAGGGCACGGGCAGCTTATCTTCGGTGCGGCGGATGCGACGGCGCAGAAACACGTCGCCGCCTTCGATCATCTCGCGGACGGCAAGCGTGGTGAGTCCGTGGAAATCGGCGAGGCCATCAGCATCTGATCTTGCCGCCCAGGCTTCCCATAGTTCATTGATCCGGTTGTCGAGCGCGTCGGTTCCGGCCGCCGCGCGCGGCCTGATCCCGGCGCCGACGATGTTGTTCACCAGCACCGCCACGGCCTTCGCAGCATGCGGATTGTTGCGCGTCAGATCCCGCATGCGGTCGCGCAGCCGCGACGCGCCGGAAGCGATCTCGCCATCGGCGGAGCTGGACGACGATCGCCAGCCATCAGTGCGCCGTCCGACCGCTGCGCCATCATAGGCGCGCGCCAGCTTCTCGAACGCCTGGCGTTCGAGAAGGCGCTTGCGGGCCGCACCCGGTGCGACGCTGGCGAGAGCACGATCGATCCAGTTCGCGGCCATCAGCGATCACCGCGGCCGAAGCTTGCAAATCCCGCTATGGGGCGCGGATTGCCAGATGTGCTGGCAATCTCAGTCTCGATGGTGCGAATGCGCTTCAGGAGATCGTCCGCCGAGCCATACTCGACGGTCTTCCCATCATAGGTGACGCGCAACGTTCCGCCCGCGAAGGCGCGCTTTAGCGCATCGAGTTCGGTCTGCGTCCAGGGCATCGGAAATCCCGCGATAGGTTAGAACCATTTGTCGCGCCGCCCGAGCCATTCGGAGCGGCGCACGGGCGCGGTCGTGGGCGTGACGCCGCGCTGATCGACGGGCCGCGCTTCGTCCTCGGCTGCGACCCGAAGCTCTTCTTCGAGCGCTTCGAACTTGGCGTCGTCGAACCGGTCGATCCCGAGCAGCCATGCGGCGGCGCGGGCATAGACCCGGCAATCCAGCGCCTCATTGCGCTCGCGCATCTGCCGCCATTCGAGTTTGGAGAAGCCGCGGCGGTCGCGCACCGTCACCAGCTGCTCGGCGACAAGCTGCTTCACCCATTCGGCGGTGACGCTCTTCGGCAGGTGCATGAAGCCGTCCGGAAACGGCGTGTCTGCGGCGAGTTCTTCGTCCGTCGGGCGGTCAAGCCGCAGGAAGCGATAGGTCTCCGACTTGAAGACTGCGACCGAGACCTTCCAGAGCTTCACACCACGCCGGATCGTGCGGCCGATCGCAAGCCGCGCGATCCGCATCCGCGCGCCGTTCTCGTGACGCCACGTCTGGCCGAGCAACGCCGTTAGCTTTCCCCAAACCTCCTCGCGCGAAGTGTCGCCTTCGAGCACGATGTGTTCGACGAGCGCGCTGGTGAGCCTTCGGCCCCACGCCCAGATATCGACCTCGATCCGGTCGTGCTGAACGTCGGCGCCTGCCGTGAGGATCAGGCCGCACATTGGCACCAGCGGTGCGAAATCTTCCCGCCGCTCGTAGAGGCGCTGCCAATCCGGTGCTTCGCCGCGTTCCTGCCACGTCTCGCCGAGCAGCGTGTTCTTTGCGGCTTTGAGCGCCGCATCATCACCCTGGGCCGCTTCCCATTCGCGGGCGATATCGGCCCAGCCAAGCCAGCCCACCGGCGAATAGAGCCCGGAGATGTGAAAGCCGACGCAATGCGGGTCGGCCGGAGTGGCGGTGGCGCGCCATTCGCCCGCCGACAGCATCGCGGTCTTGTGGTGCTCGGCGATCGGCTGATCGCAAGCCTCGCAGTGATAGGCAGCGCTCGCCGGTTCGCCGCTCGTCCATTTCAGGCGTTCGAACTTGAGCCATTGGGAGAGGCCGCAATGCGGGCACGGTACGAAGAATCGGCGCTGATCGCTCGCTTCGAATTCCCGCTCGATCCGGGACAGGCCCTTGATCGTCGGCGTCGAGACAAGAAACACCTTGGCGCGGTGGCCGAAGGTGCGCGTGCGGGCGATGGCGAGCGCGACCGGATCGCCTTCGCCATCGACATCGCCCTCATAGGCGTCCACCTCGTCGAGGAAGACATAGCGCGCGGGCATTGAGCGCAGGCCGACGGCGGAGTTGGCGCCGGTCAAGACAAGCTGCCCGCCTGCGAATTTCTTGGCGAGTACCGTGTTGCCGCTATCGCGCGAGCGCGACGGCAGGATCAGCGCCCGAAGTTCCGGGCTTTCATCGATCAGCGGCTCGATGCGCTGTTGTGACAGGCGTTTGGCGAGATCGGTCGTCGGCTGAACGCCGAGGAACGGACCCGGCGCCTGATGGATGCAATAGCCGATCCAGTTGTTGCCGGCCTCGGTCGCGCCGACCTGCGCCGCTTTCATGAACACGATCCGCCGGGCCGAACTGCCGGGCGAGAGCGCATCCATGACGCCGCGCATATAGGGCGTCCGGTCGGTTCGATAGCGGCCCGCCTCGGACGAAGCGCGCGAGGACAGAAAGCGATAACGATCCGCCCAAGCCGAAACCGTCAGAGCCGGATCGGGCGCAAGGCCACGGCTCCAGGCGGTAATGATCTCCGCGCGTCCGTCGAAGCCTTCATCGAAGCTCGATGCCGATTTGGCTGAGTTCTTCGAGATGGCGTCGGACATGGGCTTCGAGAACCTGCTCGCAGCGGTGAGGATCGATTTGCAGTTCGGCGGCGATCAGGGCGGCGGCGCGCGCCGGCCATTGCACCCAAGCGTCGCGTTCGCGCCTGGCGAGCGCAAAGACCGTTGAGACCGCGCGCGAGCGATCGACGAGATCGCCCTTGAGCTTGCCAAGACGGATGCGGCGCTCCTGCGCCTTGATCACCTCGTTGGCGGTGCGCGCCTGGACGAAGGTCATGTTGCCGGCGGCGGGCGCGGGCTCACCGCTTTCGCGCAAGGTTTCGCGGACCGCTTCGACTGCCGCAATCGGCACGGGACGCGGTGTGCCGCGCGGCGGTGGCGGCGATTTGGCCACGGGGCGAACTTGCGCGGGGTCGGAGCTCGATCCCCAGGCGCGATCCGCTTTCTCGGGATCGATCGTGCCGTCGTCCTCTACGGCGATCCGGCCCGAGGCGATGGCCTTTCGAACCGCCATGTCGGAGACGCCGCGATGGCGCGCATAGGCCCTCCGCGACAGACCCATGGGCTGCGCTCCCAATCGAAAATAATTAGCGATTAGAGCGACTTAGGAGTTGCTCCGATTTGTGTGTCGAGGCTGTCTGCGACCCGTCCTAACCCACGGAGATCGCTCATGAAGCGCCGCAAAGTTCATCCCGCCGACGCCGCCAACGCTGCAGTTCTCGCCAACGCCGTTCGCTATGACGTTGCCCTGTTCCTCGGAACCGGGCGCTACGCCCGGGCGAGCGCGCCGACCCTTGAAGATGCGCGGATTGAGGCGATGCGCCTCGTCGCCGATAACCCCACACCGTTCGGCAAGCGCCTTCCGCTGATCTACGGCGTCACCGCCGAAGGCCGTTCGGCGCTTGTCACTTCGAACTGAACCCGATCCTGAAGGAGCACGACCATGACCACGGAAGCCACGACCTACGACAAGAAGTTCAACGCCCAGCGCGGTGCGCAGCGCACCGGGTTGAAGCCCGGCGAGTTCGAAGTGTTCAAGACGCCCGATGGCCGGTTCGGCTGGCGGGCAATGGCGACAGACACCGATGGCCAGCCGCCGATCAAGACCACGGAGTCCGAGCTGGCAACGTCGCCGACCAGCCCAAAGCCCGGCAAGCGCAAGGCGATCATCGAGCAGGCGCAGGCGGGCGCGCTTCCGGCAGCGCCGGATTTCTCCAAGCCGACACATGCGCGGTTTCGGGCGAAGCTCGCCAAGCTGGTGACGCTGGTCGAAGCGAGCGATGTCGAAGGCCTGAAGGCCATCGAGATCAATCCGGTTTCAACGAGCCCGAAGGCCATGGCGCGCTATCGCGATCTCGCGCTCATCGCCATCGAGGCGCGTCGCAGGCAATCGGCGATCTGAGGGCCGAACTGACAGCGAACACGGAACGCTTCGCAGAAGAGGTCAGGAGCGCTAATGTCGCTTGAATCAAACAACGTCATGAGTCTTGAAAACATCGGGCGGAGCAAAATGAACCCTATCGAATACGCGTTCCCGACTGATCCGTCCTCTACCAGTTACTGCGTCTTTCCTGATGTGCTTGAGCGCGATGATCTGGTGCTGTTTCATGCGACCCCAATCGCAAATTTGGAGCCGATACTGAAGAATGGCTTCATAATTCCCGACCCCACAGGCACCAATGGGCTACCTTCAGTTTCCTTCGCGAAGCAAAGCTCCATGGCTCTGGGCCACGCTATGCAAATGCGCCAAGATCGGTCAGGGGAGTACTGCATTCTTGCAGTGCGCTATCATTCCCTTGAGCGGAAGGGGTTGAAGAACAACGTGAGTGATATTCACGACTACACACTCGACCCCCCTCCGCAAATTGTCGGCTACTGCAAAGTGCCGACAGCTTATGTTCATGTCTGACTATCAAGATCACTTGATGCAATTAAGGCCGGGCAGGCCCAGCGACATTCCAGAACACGACGCGGCCCGGACCCTTCCGGGCCGTCATCGTCTCCCAAGCCTTCGCGTCGTAGTGCGGATCGGACGGAAACGGCGATATCGCTTTCGCGACATCGGAGAATGGGCGCGGATAGACGTGGATCGTGGCGTTCGCCACGTCCTCGCGCGCAAGTTCCCGTCCAACCTGAACGACATGGCGGCGGGCACGAGGCCAAGCTTTATCCAGCGCCCGGGCCAGCACGCCGGAGCCAGCCGCACACCAGAGTTCATCGGGATCAAGCCCGGTCGCCAGCGCGGCGTCTGCAAGGCGTGTGATGGCTTCGGGCAGATCGACGCCGAAGGGCACAAGCCGCGCGCCGCTCGTTTTTGCATAGTCCTTCGCGCGAGCTTGCACGACCGAGAGATAGCCGGGCCGAACCGGCACCACCTTCGCACCGAGCCTTGCCGCTTCCAGCGTTCGCGGATGGAGCTTGGCTCGCGCCGCGACAAAGATCGTCGCGCGCTTGCCGAGATCCTTCGCGACGGTCGCGAGCGCGGTTTGCGCGCCGCCCTCAGCCGGGCTGGCGTAGACGGCTTCCTCCGCGCCTTCAAACAGCACCGGCATGAACCGCGCTTTCGTGCCGCCCGGGAAAAGATCGTCGCGGATCACTGATACGCCGCCGTGCTCACGGACAATCGGCGGCGTCATGCCAAGGCCTCCTCGATCTCGCCGAATTCGACTTCGCCGCAGGCTTCGGTTGCGCGCCGGGGATCGCCTTTGACGAAGACCAGAACGCTTTGGTGGGTGCGCCCTAGTTTGCGCGCGGCGGTGAACTGGCGACCGGTTCGGATCGGCAGTGATCCGACGGCGGTCACGAGGATCGCCTCGTTGTAAAAGCGCGCGCCCGCCGCCTCGAAGGCTTCGACCGTTCGGCCTGGCAGGTTGACGTAGAAACCGCGGTCGTCGCGCACATCGCCGACAACCCAGACCGCGAAGCGATCGTCCTTCAATCGGGCGACGGCGGCGGCGATGATCGCGGCCTGCGCCTCGAAGAACGCGGCCTCACCCATCGTCGAAAGATCGGCAGGATCGTCGGAATAGCGTTCGAGGTTCCAATAGGGTGGGCAGGAGAAGATCAGGTCCGCCGCGACATCCGCGGCAATAGCGCCAAGATCGCGCGCGTCGCCGACGCGCCATTCCGGCGACGGTTCGACGGCGATTGTGACCTGCGCGCGGTTCGCCTCGACCTGCTCGTGCCGAAGTTCGATCCCGACGTAGCGACGCCCCAGACGCGAGGCGACGATGCCGCGCACCGAGCCGCCCGCAAAGGGATCGAGCACGGTTCCGCCTTGCGGGCAGAACCAGCGATAGGCGATTTCGCACAAGACCGGATCGAAGATCGACGTGCCGGAAGCGGTCGGCGCGTCGGACGCCTCGTAGTGGTCGGCGAGGAATTCTTCTGTCGTCAGCTCGCGGCCGATCTCCGCCTCGCGAGCCCGCTTCTTCGAATAGAAGCCGGGATCGCCCGATGTGTGCGACGGCATCAGCACGCCGCCGTTGGTGGTCGCGCCGACCTCATGCTCGCCCCGCATCAGATCCTGACCGAACGTGCGGGCGAGACCCTTAGCCATGGGCGGGTTTGTCCTTCTTGCCGGTCCAGCCGCGATCGAGCGGGCGGGGTGATCCGCCGGGCGCTGCATTGTTCCGGTTGCGATAGTGATTGAGACCGGGCTCGGTCACGCCGTCGGCGACGCCATAGGTCGCGCCTTCGCCGCGTCCAAGTTCCGAGCGAATGCCGAGATCGATCCAGGCGCGCTTGCGGTCCTGCCACCAGCCCTTGCGGGCATCGAGCACCGAGAAGGGCGGAATGCCGAAGCGCTCGGCAAGGGTCGCGCGTTGTGTTTCGGTCGAGGCATCGGACGATGGCTCGCCATCCGCCGCGCCATCGCCGCCGGCATCGGCGTCAAGGCCATCGAGCAACCGGCCGAGTTCCTCTTCGGCAAAGCCCAGAAGATCGAGATCGAAGGCGTCTTCATGCAAGGCGGCGATTTCGGCCTTGAGCATCGCATCGTCCCAGGCCGCATTTTCCGCGATCCGGTTGTCGGCGATCACCAGCGCCCGGCGCTGCGATTCCGAAAGATGCGAAAGCACGATGACCGGCACTTCGGCGAGACCGAGCTTCTCGGCGGCGAGAACGCGCCCGTGGCCGGCGATGATCACATCGTCGGCGCCGATCAGCACCGGGTTCACGAAGCCGAACTCGGCAATCGAGCCCGCGATCTGCGCAATCTGATCGCCCGAATGCGTCCGTGCGTTGCGGACATAGGGGATCAGCCGCGCAATCGGGCGGCTCTCGATGGCGAGCATTGTGTCTCCGTTGAATGCGAACCGGGGTGCGAACCCGCGAACCTCAAGGGCGGGGTGCGAAC
It includes:
- a CDS encoding head-tail joining protein, with the protein product MTNAFIAAIDALFADPNIGEDAVWKAGGVGPGVAVRIIRKSPDRLAEFGESRAVLPTLTLDIRRSQSATIAEGDLIVIGAETFKIIGEPMGDALALVAACEAVKV
- a CDS encoding DUF2190 family protein, translated to MKNFDQAGDVVTVAAPYALTSGQGAKTGQLFGVAIGDAANGADVALKTSGVFDLTKIGSQAWTAGQLVYWDDTNKRCTSVATGSLLIGVAVAAVAGGAGNTVGRVRLNASFRANEP
- a CDS encoding prohead protease/major capsid protein fusion protein; protein product: MKPAQPPSRGVAPLANALPMQTRLAPVASIEAETRTVEVVWTTGASVRRRRWTGFDTAIDYEEILVVSRDAVDLSRLDAGAPVLDSHSQWTTRAIIGVVERAWIDKGEGRAALRFPKPGVDEAADRLFALVTDGIVRNISVGYHIDKVRVERPKRVGEPERWFVERWTPHELSFVAVGADPGAQVRSAEDAPTFPFELIEPFSRTMETAAMDEPVQTREAAPEASPPNAHTDRAPPAPAANERATPAPPNPSIAAADLDQVRTEERERVGAIFGLADRFKLDRAFADDLVTRGVAIEEARRLILDKLARRDERGAGHTAVSFPAGGLDATVTRREALVEAILHRLAPVAFTMTDRARDYRGMSLVDVARDSLAVAGQATRGMTGNEIVHAATRAAGLHSSSDFPLILAAVAGKRLRQAYQVTPRTFTRWTRGTTAPDFKPMYPTQIGNFPPLKPVMEGAEFTYGTIAEGRETYKLATYGRIVALTRQAIVNDDLRAFDRALNTAGQKAAELESALVYNELLANGVLADGVALFHATHGNLGTAAAISEAALSQAWELMAQQKDISGADAEYISVIPRFILVPPGTRSIEARKMIAAVTPAKAADVNAFANSLEPIEEPRLYKPGGPQPWWLCADPNAIDTIEYAHLEGQTEPFMDQRVGFEVDGVEFKIRHDFAAKALDFRGLFYNPGV
- a CDS encoding phage portal protein is translated as MAANWIDRALASVAPGAARKRLLERQAFEKLARAYDGAAVGRRTDGWRSSSSSADGEIASGASRLRDRMRDLTRNNPHAAKAVAVLVNNIVGAGIRPRAAAGTDALDNRINELWEAWAARSDADGLADFHGLTTLAVREMIEGGDVFLRRRIRRTEDKLPVPLQLQLLEADHLDDTKIAALPDGGRIVRGIEYDAIGRRRAYWLFPDHPGDTSVPLSRSLTSARVPADGIAHLFERQRVQSRGVPWGAPAMRAMRDLDDWTNAELVRKKTEACLVGVVLGADEADQGVAPTVVDAEGKTIEQFEPGLIAYARGGKDIKFNQPASTAGVSEWLRAQLHIIAAGYRVPYELLTGDLSQVNYSSLRGGLVEFRRMVDALQWQLVIPGFCEPVWRWFTEAAWVAGLIPNPVVKVEWQPPRFDAVDPLKDAQADLLMLRSGTMTLAQAIARQGYDPASQLGEIAEMNSALDRLKIVLDSDPRMMTNAGTAQPDPNDPAGDTADNEQPGKSKPKPGD
- a CDS encoding phage head-tail joining protein; its protein translation is MPWTQTELDALKRAFAGGTLRVTYDGKTVEYGSADDLLKRIRTIETEIASTSGNPRPIAGFASFGRGDR
- a CDS encoding phage terminase large subunit family protein, whose amino-acid sequence is MSDAISKNSAKSASSFDEGFDGRAEIITAWSRGLAPDPALTVSAWADRYRFLSSRASSEAGRYRTDRTPYMRGVMDALSPGSSARRIVFMKAAQVGATEAGNNWIGYCIHQAPGPFLGVQPTTDLAKRLSQQRIEPLIDESPELRALILPSRSRDSGNTVLAKKFAGGQLVLTGANSAVGLRSMPARYVFLDEVDAYEGDVDGEGDPVALAIARTRTFGHRAKVFLVSTPTIKGLSRIEREFEASDQRRFFVPCPHCGLSQWLKFERLKWTSGEPASAAYHCEACDQPIAEHHKTAMLSAGEWRATATPADPHCVGFHISGLYSPVGWLGWADIAREWEAAQGDDAALKAAKNTLLGETWQERGEAPDWQRLYERREDFAPLVPMCGLILTAGADVQHDRIEVDIWAWGRRLTSALVEHIVLEGDTSREEVWGKLTALLGQTWRHENGARMRIARLAIGRTIRRGVKLWKVSVAVFKSETYRFLRLDRPTDEELAADTPFPDGFMHLPKSVTAEWVKQLVAEQLVTVRDRRGFSKLEWRQMRERNEALDCRVYARAAAWLLGIDRFDDAKFEALEEELRVAAEDEARPVDQRGVTPTTAPVRRSEWLGRRDKWF
- a CDS encoding pyridoxal-phosphate dependent enzyme, with protein sequence MTPPIVREHGGVSVIRDDLFPGGTKARFMPVLFEGAEEAVYASPAEGGAQTALATVAKDLGKRATIFVAARAKLHPRTLEAARLGAKVVPVRPGYLSVVQARAKDYAKTSGARLVPFGVDLPEAITRLADAALATGLDPDELWCAAGSGVLARALDKAWPRARRHVVQVGRELAREDVANATIHVYPRPFSDVAKAISPFPSDPHYDAKAWETMTARKGPGRVVFWNVAGPARP
- a CDS encoding DNA methyltransferase, with the protein product MAKGLARTFGQDLMRGEHEVGATTNGGVLMPSHTSGDPGFYSKKRAREAEIGRELTTEEFLADHYEASDAPTASGTSIFDPVLCEIAYRWFCPQGGTVLDPFAGGSVRGIVASRLGRRYVGIELRHEQVEANRAQVTIAVEPSPEWRVGDARDLGAIAADVAADLIFSCPPYWNLERYSDDPADLSTMGEAAFFEAQAAIIAAAVARLKDDRFAVWVVGDVRDDRGFYVNLPGRTVEAFEAAGARFYNEAILVTAVGSLPIRTGRQFTAARKLGRTHQSVLVFVKGDPRRATEACGEVEFGEIEEALA
- a CDS encoding ParB/Srx family N-terminal domain-containing protein; the encoded protein is MLAIESRPIARLIPYVRNARTHSGDQIAQIAGSIAEFGFVNPVLIGADDVIIAGHGRVLAAEKLGLAEVPVIVLSHLSESQRRALVIADNRIAENAAWDDAMLKAEIAALHEDAFDLDLLGFAEEELGRLLDGLDADAGGDGAADGEPSSDASTETQRATLAERFGIPPFSVLDARKGWWQDRKRAWIDLGIRSELGRGEGATYGVADGVTEPGLNHYRNRNNAAPGGSPRPLDRGWTGKKDKPAHG